Proteins co-encoded in one Streptomyces roseochromogenus subsp. oscitans DS 12.976 genomic window:
- a CDS encoding acyl-CoA dehydrogenase family protein, which yields MDHRLSPELEELRRTVEEFAHDVVAPKIGDFYERHEFPYEIVREMGRMGLFGLPFPEEYGGMGGDYLALGVALEELARVDSSVAITLEAGVSLGAMPLHLFGTEEQKREWLPRLCTGEILGAFGLTEPDGGSDAGATRTTARLDPDTNEWVINGTKCFITNSGTDITGLVTVTAVTGRKPDGRPEISSIIVPSGTPGFTVAAPYSKVGWNASDTRELSFADVRVPAANLLGEEGRGYAQFLRILDEGRIAIAALATGLAQGCVDESLKYAKERHAFGKPIGANQAIQFKIADMEMKAYTARLAWRDAASRLVAGEPFKKEAALAKLYSSTIAVDNARDATQIHGGYGFMNEYPVARMWRDSKILEIGEGTSEVQRMLIARELGLVS from the coding sequence ATGGACCACCGTCTCAGCCCCGAGCTGGAGGAACTCCGCCGTACGGTGGAGGAGTTCGCGCACGATGTCGTGGCGCCGAAGATCGGCGACTTCTACGAGCGGCACGAGTTCCCGTACGAGATCGTCCGCGAGATGGGCCGTATGGGCCTGTTCGGGCTGCCGTTCCCGGAGGAGTACGGCGGCATGGGCGGCGACTATCTGGCGCTCGGCGTCGCCCTGGAGGAGTTGGCGAGAGTCGACTCGTCCGTGGCGATCACCCTCGAAGCGGGCGTCTCCCTGGGCGCCATGCCGCTGCACCTGTTCGGCACGGAGGAGCAGAAGCGCGAGTGGCTCCCGCGCCTGTGCACGGGCGAGATCCTGGGCGCGTTCGGCCTGACGGAACCGGACGGCGGCAGCGACGCGGGCGCGACCCGTACGACGGCCCGGCTGGACCCGGACACGAACGAATGGGTGATCAACGGCACGAAGTGCTTCATCACCAACTCGGGTACGGACATCACGGGTTTGGTGACGGTCACGGCGGTGACGGGCCGCAAGCCGGACGGCAGGCCGGAGATCTCGTCCATCATCGTCCCGTCGGGCACCCCCGGCTTCACGGTGGCGGCTCCCTACTCGAAGGTCGGCTGGAACGCCTCCGACACCCGCGAGCTGTCGTTCGCCGACGTCCGGGTCCCCGCCGCCAATCTGCTCGGCGAGGAGGGCCGGGGCTACGCCCAGTTCCTGCGCATCCTCGACGAGGGCCGCATCGCCATCGCGGCCCTCGCGACGGGCCTGGCGCAGGGCTGCGTCGACGAGTCGCTGAAGTACGCGAAGGAACGCCACGCCTTCGGCAAGCCCATCGGTGCCAACCAGGCCATCCAGTTCAAGATCGCCGACATGGAGATGAAGGCGTACACGGCCCGCCTGGCCTGGCGCGACGCGGCGAGCCGCCTGGTGGCCGGCGAACCCTTCAAGAAGGAGGCGGCCCTGGCCAAGCTGTACTCCTCCACCATCGCCGTGGACAACGCCCGCGACGCCACCCAGATCCACGGCGGCTACGGCTTCATGAACGAGTACCCGGTGGCCCGCATGTGGCGCGACTCCAAGATCCTGGAGATCGGCGAGGGCACGAGCGAGGTCCAGCGGATGCTGATCGCGCGGGAACTGGGATTGGTGAGCTAG
- a CDS encoding hydroxymethylglutaryl-CoA lyase, with amino-acid sequence MVVPASDLPERVRIHEVGARDGLQNEQRVVPAEIKAEFIRRLADAGLTTIEATSFVHPKWVPQLADAEQLFPLISDLPGVELPVLVPNQRGLDRALALGADRVAVFASATESFAKANLNRTVDESLAVFAPVVRQAKDAGAHVRGYVSMCFGDPWEGAVPLHQVARVCTALRDMGCDELSLGDTIGVATPGHVLELLSLLNEERVPTNMIGVHFHDTYGQALANTYAALEHGVTTVDASAGGLGGCPYAKSATGNLATEDLVWMLHGLGIETGVDLGRLTATSVWMAAHLDRPSPSRTVRALSHKDQ; translated from the coding sequence ATGGTCGTACCGGCTTCCGATCTGCCCGAGCGGGTGCGGATCCACGAGGTCGGCGCGCGCGACGGGCTGCAGAACGAGCAGCGGGTCGTACCGGCCGAGATCAAGGCGGAGTTCATCCGCCGGCTCGCCGACGCGGGCCTGACGACGATCGAGGCGACGAGCTTCGTGCATCCCAAGTGGGTGCCCCAACTGGCCGACGCCGAGCAGCTGTTCCCGTTGATCAGCGACCTGCCGGGGGTCGAGCTTCCGGTGCTGGTGCCCAACCAGCGGGGCCTGGACCGGGCGCTGGCGCTCGGCGCCGACCGGGTCGCCGTCTTCGCCAGCGCCACCGAGTCCTTCGCGAAGGCCAACCTCAACCGCACGGTGGACGAGTCGCTGGCCGTGTTCGCGCCGGTGGTCCGGCAGGCCAAGGACGCGGGCGCGCACGTACGCGGCTATGTGTCCATGTGCTTCGGCGACCCCTGGGAGGGTGCGGTCCCGCTCCACCAGGTGGCCCGCGTCTGCACGGCCCTGCGCGACATGGGCTGCGACGAGCTGAGCCTCGGCGACACCATCGGAGTCGCAACGCCGGGCCACGTGCTCGAACTGCTCTCCCTCCTCAACGAGGAGCGCGTGCCGACGAACATGATCGGCGTCCACTTCCACGACACCTACGGCCAGGCGCTCGCGAACACCTACGCGGCCCTGGAGCACGGCGTGACCACCGTCGACGCCTCGGCCGGAGGCCTCGGCGGCTGCCCGTACGCCAAGTCCGCCACCGGCAACCTCGCCACCGAGGACCTCGTCTGGATGCTGCACGGCCTCGGCATCGAGACCGGGGTCGACCTCGGCCGTCTGACCGCCACCAGCGTGTGGATGGCCGCCCATCTGGACCGGCCCAGCCCGTCCCGTACCGTCCGCGCTCTCTCCCACAAGGACCAGTGA
- a CDS encoding biotin carboxylase N-terminal domain-containing protein translates to MFDTVLVANRGEIAVRVIRTLRSLGVRSVAVFSDADADARHVREADTAVRIGPAPAAESYLSVERLLEAAARTGAQAVHPGYGFLAENAGFARACEEAGLVFIGPPADAIALMGDKIRAKETVKAAGVPVVPGGRDPELAQAARELGAPVLLKPSAGGGGKGMRLVRDLTVLEEDIAAARREARASFGDDTLLVERWIDRPRHIEIQVLADGHGGVVHLGERECSLQRRHQKIIEEAPSVLLDERTRAAMGEAAVQAARSCGYRGAGTVEFIVPGNDPTQYYFMEMNTRLQVEHPVTELVTGLDLVEWQVRVAAGEKLGFAQDDVRLTGHAVEARICAEDPSRGFLPSGGTVLLLHEPQGDGIRTDSGLSEGTEVGSLYDPMLSKVIAYGPDRETALRGLRAALAETVTLGVPTNAGFLRRLLAHPAVVAGELDTGLVERVVDELVLADVPEEVYEAAAAVRARALEPRTDGWVDPFSVPSGWRLGGTPKPPAFHLRVQDPVTYTPRGTATVTGDTVSVTLDGVRHAFHRAGDWIGRDGDAWQVRDHDPVAASLGRSSHAGADSLTAPMPGTVTVVKVAVGDEVAAGQSLLVVEAMKMEHVISAPHAGTVAELDVTAGTTVAMDQVLAVIAPHDEEGTVAE, encoded by the coding sequence GTGTTCGACACAGTGCTGGTCGCCAACCGGGGCGAGATCGCCGTACGCGTCATCCGTACGCTCCGCTCGCTGGGCGTGCGCTCGGTGGCGGTCTTCTCCGACGCCGACGCGGACGCGCGGCACGTCCGGGAGGCCGACACGGCGGTACGGATCGGTCCGGCGCCGGCCGCCGAGAGCTATCTGTCGGTGGAGCGGCTGCTGGAGGCCGCCGCCCGCACCGGCGCGCAGGCAGTCCACCCGGGCTACGGCTTCCTCGCCGAGAACGCGGGCTTCGCGCGCGCCTGCGAGGAGGCGGGGCTGGTCTTCATCGGCCCGCCGGCGGACGCGATCGCGCTCATGGGCGACAAGATCCGCGCCAAGGAGACGGTGAAGGCGGCCGGAGTCCCGGTGGTCCCCGGCGGACGCGACCCCGAACTGGCCCAGGCGGCCCGCGAGTTGGGCGCGCCCGTGCTGCTGAAGCCGTCCGCCGGCGGTGGCGGCAAGGGCATGCGCCTGGTGCGGGACCTGACGGTCCTGGAGGAGGATATCGCGGCCGCCCGCCGCGAGGCCCGCGCCTCCTTCGGCGACGACACGCTGCTGGTGGAGCGGTGGATCGACCGGCCCCGGCACATCGAGATCCAGGTGCTGGCCGACGGCCACGGGGGCGTCGTCCACCTCGGCGAGCGCGAGTGCTCGCTGCAGCGGCGGCACCAGAAGATCATCGAGGAGGCGCCGAGCGTGCTCCTGGATGAGCGGACCCGGGCCGCGATGGGCGAGGCGGCGGTGCAGGCGGCCCGCTCGTGCGGGTACCGGGGCGCGGGCACGGTGGAGTTCATCGTGCCGGGCAACGACCCCACCCAGTACTACTTCATGGAGATGAACACCCGCCTCCAGGTGGAGCACCCGGTCACCGAACTCGTCACGGGCCTGGACCTGGTGGAGTGGCAGGTGCGGGTGGCGGCCGGGGAGAAGCTGGGCTTCGCGCAGGACGACGTACGGCTGACCGGGCACGCGGTGGAGGCGCGGATCTGCGCGGAAGACCCCTCACGGGGCTTCCTCCCCTCCGGCGGCACGGTGCTGCTGCTGCACGAGCCGCAGGGCGACGGCATCCGCACCGACTCCGGGCTCAGTGAGGGCACCGAGGTCGGCAGCCTCTACGACCCGATGCTGTCCAAGGTGATCGCCTACGGCCCCGACCGCGAGACGGCGTTGCGGGGGCTCCGGGCGGCGCTGGCGGAGACGGTCACGCTGGGGGTGCCGACCAACGCGGGCTTTCTGCGCAGGCTGCTGGCGCATCCGGCGGTCGTCGCGGGCGAGCTGGACACGGGCCTGGTCGAGCGGGTCGTGGACGAGCTGGTCTTGGCGGACGTACCCGAGGAGGTCTACGAGGCGGCGGCGGCCGTACGCGCGCGTGCGCTGGAGCCGCGCACGGACGGCTGGGTCGACCCCTTCTCGGTGCCGAGCGGCTGGCGGCTCGGCGGCACCCCGAAGCCGCCCGCCTTCCACCTGCGGGTACAGGATCCGGTGACGTACACCCCGCGCGGCACCGCGACCGTCACCGGCGACACGGTCTCCGTCACCCTCGACGGCGTCCGTCACGCCTTCCACCGGGCCGGTGACTGGATCGGCCGGGACGGCGACGCCTGGCAGGTGCGGGACCACGACCCGGTGGCCGCGTCCCTCGGCAGGTCCTCCCACGCGGGCGCCGACTCCCTCACCGCACCGATGCCCGGCACGGTCACCGTGGTCAAGGTGGCCGTCGGCGACGAGGTGGCCGCCGGGCAGAGCCTGCTGGTGGTGGAGGCGATGAAGATGGAGCACGTCATCTCCGCCCCGCACGCCGGCACGGTCGCCGAGCTGGACGTGACGGCGGGCACGACGGTCGCCATGGACCAGGTGCTGGCCGTGATCGCACCGCACGACGAGGAAGGGACGGTGGCGGAGTGA
- a CDS encoding carboxyl transferase domain-containing protein: MQEAPELTGAADPASQAWRANEQAHLALVEELRGKLAAAALGGGEKARARHTARGKLLPRDRVDTLLDPGSPFLELAPLAADGMYDDQAPAAGVIAGIGRVSGRECVIVANDATVKGGTYYPMTVKKHLRAQEVALDNRLPCVYLVDSGGAFLPMQDEVFPDRDHFGRIFYNQARMSGAGIPQIAAVLGSCTAGGAYVPAMSDEAVIVRNQGTIFLGGPPLVKAATGEVVTAEELGGGEVHSRVSGVTDHLAEDDAHALRIVRNIVATLPARQPLPWEVAPVTEPKVDPYGLYGAVPVDSRTPYDVREIIARITDGSRFAEFKSEFGQTLVTGFARIHGHPVGIVANNGILFSESAQKGAHFIELCDQRGVPLVFLQNISGFMVGRDYEAGGIAKHGAKMVTAVACTRVPKLTVVVGGSYGAGNYSMCGRAYSPRFLWMWPNAKISVMGGEQAASVLATVKRDQLEARGEEWPAEEEEAFKSPIRAQYERQGNAYYATARLWDDGVIDPLETRQVLGLALTACANAPLSQRDYTAPQFGVFRM, encoded by the coding sequence ATGCAGGAGGCACCGGAGCTGACGGGCGCGGCCGATCCCGCGTCTCAGGCCTGGCGAGCCAATGAACAGGCGCATCTCGCGCTGGTCGAGGAGCTGCGCGGCAAGCTGGCCGCGGCCGCCCTCGGCGGCGGCGAGAAGGCACGGGCCCGGCACACCGCGCGCGGCAAGCTGCTGCCCAGGGACAGGGTGGACACGCTGCTCGACCCCGGGTCGCCGTTCCTGGAGCTGGCCCCCCTCGCGGCCGACGGGATGTACGACGACCAGGCCCCGGCCGCCGGGGTGATCGCCGGGATCGGGCGGGTCAGCGGCCGCGAGTGCGTGATCGTCGCCAATGACGCCACGGTCAAGGGCGGCACGTACTACCCGATGACCGTGAAGAAGCACCTGCGCGCGCAGGAGGTGGCCCTCGACAACCGGCTGCCCTGCGTCTATCTCGTGGACTCCGGTGGTGCCTTCCTGCCGATGCAGGACGAGGTCTTCCCCGACCGGGACCACTTCGGGCGGATCTTCTACAACCAGGCCCGGATGTCCGGGGCCGGCATCCCACAGATCGCGGCCGTGCTCGGGTCCTGTACTGCGGGCGGGGCGTACGTCCCGGCGATGAGCGACGAAGCCGTGATCGTCCGCAACCAGGGCACGATCTTCCTCGGCGGCCCGCCCCTGGTGAAGGCCGCCACCGGCGAGGTCGTGACGGCGGAGGAGCTGGGCGGCGGCGAGGTCCACTCGCGCGTGTCCGGAGTCACCGACCATCTCGCCGAGGACGACGCGCACGCGCTCAGGATCGTGCGGAACATCGTCGCCACCCTCCCGGCCCGGCAGCCCCTCCCCTGGGAGGTCGCACCGGTCACGGAACCCAAGGTCGACCCGTACGGGTTGTACGGCGCCGTCCCGGTCGACTCCCGTACCCCCTACGACGTACGCGAGATCATCGCGCGGATCACGGACGGCTCCCGATTCGCCGAGTTCAAGAGCGAGTTCGGGCAGACGCTCGTCACCGGCTTCGCCCGGATCCACGGCCACCCGGTCGGGATCGTCGCCAACAACGGCATCCTGTTCTCCGAGTCCGCCCAGAAGGGCGCCCACTTCATCGAGCTGTGCGACCAGCGCGGCGTCCCGCTGGTGTTCCTGCAGAACATCTCCGGGTTCATGGTCGGCAGGGACTACGAGGCGGGCGGTATCGCCAAGCACGGCGCCAAGATGGTGACGGCGGTGGCGTGCACGCGCGTGCCGAAGCTGACCGTGGTGGTCGGCGGCTCGTACGGCGCGGGCAACTACTCGATGTGCGGCCGCGCCTACTCCCCCCGCTTCCTGTGGATGTGGCCCAACGCCAAGATCTCCGTCATGGGCGGCGAGCAGGCCGCGTCCGTCCTCGCGACCGTCAAGCGGGACCAGCTGGAGGCGCGCGGCGAGGAGTGGCCCGCCGAGGAGGAAGAGGCCTTCAAGTCGCCGATCCGCGCGCAGTACGAGCGCCAGGGCAACGCCTACTACGCCACGGCCCGGCTCTGGGACGACGGCGTGATCGACCCGCTGGAGACCCGTCAGGTGCTGGGACTCGCTCTGACGGCCTGCGCCAACGCGCCACTTTCCCAAAGGGACTATACGGCGCCTCAGTTCGGCGTCTTCCGGATGTGA
- a CDS encoding TetR/AcrR family transcriptional regulator encodes MVTRTDAPTRREQILKEAARLFAERGFHGVGVDEIGAAVGISGPGLYRHFPGKDAMLAELLVGISGQLLTGAKRRLAEADGVPASRILDSLIEGHIDFALDDRPLITLHDRELDRLRDSDRKLVRQLQRQYVELWVEVVREVYPALTEPAARSAVHSVFGLLNSTPHLGRAGTLPGRGATAALLHRMACGAFEAAGADEEDEE; translated from the coding sequence ATGGTCACCAGAACCGACGCCCCGACCCGCCGCGAGCAGATCCTGAAGGAGGCCGCCCGGCTCTTCGCCGAGCGCGGCTTCCACGGCGTCGGTGTCGACGAGATAGGCGCCGCGGTGGGGATCAGCGGCCCCGGTCTCTACCGGCACTTCCCGGGCAAGGACGCGATGCTCGCCGAGCTGCTGGTCGGCATCAGCGGCCAGCTGCTGACAGGGGCGAAGCGGCGCCTGGCGGAGGCCGACGGGGTGCCCGCGAGCCGGATCCTGGACTCCCTGATCGAGGGCCATATCGACTTCGCCCTGGACGACCGTCCCCTGATCACCCTGCACGACCGCGAGCTGGACCGCCTGCGCGACAGCGACCGCAAGCTGGTGCGCCAGCTCCAGCGGCAGTACGTCGAGCTGTGGGTCGAGGTGGTCCGCGAGGTGTACCCGGCGCTGACCGAGCCCGCCGCCCGCTCCGCCGTCCACTCGGTCTTCGGTCTGCTGAACTCCACCCCGCACCTCGGCCGCGCGGGCACGCTGCCCGGCCGTGGCGCCACGGCGGCGTTGCTGCACCGGATGGCGTGCGGGGCGTTCGAGGCGGCGGGTGCCGACGAGGAGGACGAGGAGTGA
- a CDS encoding acyl-CoA dehydrogenase family protein: MRRTVFNEDHEAFRETLRAFIEAEVVPVYDEWFAAGQAPRDFYYKLGELGIFGINVPEEFGGAGLDSHKFEAVLYEETARAGVQFGGSGVHVLLALPYIKMLATDEQKKRYLPKFVTGEGMWAIAMTEPGTGSDLAGMKSTAKLSEDGTHYVLNGAKTFITGGVHADRVIVCARTSAPTAEDRRHGISLFAVDTKSEGYSVGRKLDKLGLKTSDTAELAFVDVKVPVEDLLGEENKGFYYLGHNLASERWGIAFGAYAQAKAAVRFAKQYVQERTVFGKPVAHFQNTKFELAACQAEVDAAEAVADRATEALDAGELTPAEAASAKLFCTEVAHRVIDRCLQLHGGYGYMNEYPIARLYADNRVNRIYGGTSEIMKSIIAKDMGL; encoded by the coding sequence GTGCGCCGTACGGTGTTCAACGAGGATCACGAGGCGTTCCGGGAGACCCTCCGCGCCTTCATCGAGGCCGAGGTCGTCCCCGTCTACGACGAGTGGTTCGCCGCCGGCCAGGCGCCGCGCGACTTCTACTACAAGCTCGGTGAGCTGGGCATCTTCGGTATCAACGTCCCCGAGGAGTTCGGCGGCGCGGGCCTGGACAGCCACAAGTTCGAAGCCGTCCTCTACGAGGAGACCGCCCGCGCGGGCGTCCAGTTCGGCGGCTCCGGTGTGCACGTGCTGCTCGCCCTGCCGTACATCAAGATGCTGGCCACGGACGAGCAGAAGAAGCGCTACCTGCCCAAGTTCGTCACCGGTGAGGGGATGTGGGCCATCGCGATGACCGAGCCGGGCACCGGCTCCGACCTCGCGGGCATGAAGTCCACCGCCAAGCTCTCCGAGGACGGCACGCACTACGTCCTCAACGGCGCCAAGACCTTCATCACCGGCGGCGTCCACGCCGACCGCGTGATCGTCTGCGCCCGCACCTCCGCGCCCACCGCCGAGGACCGCCGCCACGGCATCTCCCTGTTCGCCGTGGACACCAAGTCCGAGGGCTACTCCGTCGGCCGCAAGCTCGACAAGCTCGGCCTGAAGACCTCCGACACCGCCGAGCTGGCCTTCGTCGACGTCAAGGTGCCCGTCGAGGACCTGCTCGGCGAGGAGAACAAGGGCTTCTACTACCTCGGCCACAACCTCGCCTCCGAGCGCTGGGGCATCGCCTTCGGCGCCTACGCGCAGGCCAAGGCCGCCGTCCGCTTCGCCAAGCAGTACGTCCAGGAGCGCACCGTCTTCGGCAAGCCGGTCGCGCACTTCCAGAACACCAAGTTCGAGCTGGCCGCCTGCCAGGCCGAGGTCGACGCCGCCGAGGCCGTCGCCGACCGCGCGACCGAGGCCCTGGACGCCGGCGAGCTGACCCCTGCCGAGGCCGCCTCCGCCAAGCTGTTCTGCACCGAGGTCGCCCACCGCGTCATCGACCGCTGCCTGCAACTGCACGGCGGCTACGGCTACATGAACGAGTACCCGATCGCCCGCCTCTACGCGGACAACCGCGTCAACCGCATCTACGGCGGCACCAGCGAGATCATGAAGTCGATCATCGCCAAGGACATGGGCCTGTAA
- a CDS encoding acyl-CoA thioesterase, whose amino-acid sequence MSQALEDLLDLLDLEQIEENIFRGQSRSAVVPRVFGGQVAAQALVAAGRTVPADRPAHSLHAYFLRPGDPGAPIVYTVDRIRDGRSFTTRRVVAVQHGKPIFHLSASFQTYEEGLEHQAPMPASPDPETLPTSQERLRGYDHLAPEVVEKFLEAREAIDLRYVEEPPYGQFGEPREPHSQVWFRTNGKLDCAFDEPLLHVVLATYVSDMTLLDSILLAHGRGGWAVGDVVGASLDHAMWFHRPFRADEWLLYDQESPSAHGGRGLGQARIYTQDGQLAITVIQEGVVRVPRA is encoded by the coding sequence ATGAGCCAGGCACTTGAGGATCTCCTCGATCTGCTCGACCTGGAGCAGATCGAGGAGAACATCTTCCGCGGCCAGTCCCGCTCCGCCGTCGTCCCCCGGGTCTTCGGCGGGCAGGTCGCGGCGCAGGCGCTGGTCGCCGCCGGGCGGACGGTCCCCGCCGACCGGCCCGCCCACTCCCTGCACGCCTACTTCCTGCGCCCCGGCGACCCCGGCGCGCCGATCGTCTACACCGTGGACCGCATCCGCGACGGCCGTTCCTTCACCACCCGCCGCGTGGTCGCCGTCCAGCACGGCAAGCCGATCTTCCATCTCTCGGCGTCCTTCCAGACGTACGAGGAGGGCCTGGAACACCAGGCACCCATGCCCGCCTCGCCCGACCCGGAGACCCTCCCCACCTCGCAGGAACGCCTGCGCGGCTACGACCACCTGGCCCCCGAGGTCGTCGAGAAGTTCCTGGAGGCCCGCGAGGCGATCGACCTGAGGTACGTGGAGGAGCCGCCGTACGGGCAGTTCGGCGAGCCGCGCGAGCCGCACTCACAGGTCTGGTTCCGCACCAACGGCAAGCTGGACTGTGCTTTTGACGAACCGTTGCTGCATGTCGTCCTCGCCACCTATGTCTCCGACATGACCCTCCTCGACTCCATCCTGCTCGCGCACGGCCGTGGCGGCTGGGCCGTGGGGGATGTCGTGGGGGCCTCCCTGGACCACGCGATGTGGTTCCACCGGCCCTTCCGCGCCGACGAGTGGCTGCTGTACGACCAGGAGTCCCCGTCCGCGCACGGCGGCCGCGGCCTCGGCCAGGCCCGGATCTACACCCAGGACGGGCAGCTCGCGATCACCGTCATCCAGGAGGGCGTGGTCCGCGTTCCGCGTGCCTGA
- a CDS encoding phosphatase has protein sequence MPISGTPSRAQLVDHLVRTRIAGDVATPRENNLSHYRQLANGVRNFWLGLELGDRWTDEQDVLAVMAERVGVNDDPEYRYGQDTIDPELTVAALERMAARLRKAAEGQQRVLFATGHPGGLLDVHRATAGALRAAGCEIVVIPDGLQTDEGYVMQFADVAVLEHGATLWHTHSGEPMRAILTGLEREGRPLPDLVVADHGWAGYAGQHGVDSVGYADCNDPALFLAESEGTVQVVVPLDDHVLSPRHYDPMTAYLLAAAGLS, from the coding sequence ATGCCGATATCCGGGACACCCAGCCGCGCCCAGCTCGTCGACCACCTGGTGAGGACCCGTATCGCGGGGGACGTCGCCACGCCCCGCGAGAACAACCTCTCCCACTACCGTCAGCTCGCCAACGGTGTCCGTAATTTCTGGCTCGGCCTGGAGCTGGGCGACCGCTGGACGGACGAGCAGGACGTGCTCGCGGTGATGGCCGAGCGGGTCGGGGTCAACGACGACCCCGAGTACCGGTACGGGCAGGACACCATCGACCCCGAGCTGACCGTGGCCGCGCTGGAGCGGATGGCGGCACGGCTGCGCAAGGCGGCCGAGGGGCAGCAGCGGGTGTTGTTCGCCACCGGGCACCCGGGCGGTCTGCTGGACGTGCACCGGGCCACGGCCGGCGCGCTGCGCGCCGCGGGCTGCGAGATCGTCGTCATCCCGGACGGGCTGCAGACGGACGAGGGGTACGTCATGCAGTTCGCGGACGTGGCGGTGCTGGAGCACGGGGCGACGCTGTGGCACACCCACTCCGGGGAGCCGATGCGGGCCATTCTGACGGGGCTTGAGCGCGAGGGGCGTCCGCTGCCGGACCTGGTGGTCGCCGACCACGGGTGGGCCGGGTACGCCGGGCAGCACGGAGTCGATTCCGTCGGGTACGCCGACTGCAATGACCCGGCGCTGTTCCTTGCCGAGTCCGAGGGCACCGTCCAGGTCGTCGTACCCCTGGACGACCATGTGCTCAGCCCCCGCCACTACGACCCGATGACGGCGTATCTGCTGGCGGCGGCCGGACTTTCCTGA
- a CDS encoding helix-turn-helix domain-containing protein — RTPLIRHDARPGFTDLVPRADAEAHARALLAPLAGRPELAETLRNWLALHGSWDRTAVALNVHRNTVRQRIARCAALLDTDLDDPDVRMELWFALRQA; from the coding sequence CCCGCACCCCGCTCATCCGGCACGACGCCCGCCCGGGCTTCACCGACCTGGTGCCGCGGGCGGATGCCGAGGCACACGCCCGCGCGCTGCTTGCACCACTCGCCGGCCGCCCCGAGCTCGCCGAGACGCTGCGCAACTGGCTGGCTCTTCACGGCAGTTGGGACCGCACGGCTGTGGCCCTGAATGTCCACCGCAACACCGTGCGCCAACGCATCGCCCGCTGCGCGGCCCTGCTGGACACCGACCTGGACGACCCGGACGTCCGCATGGAGTTGTGGTTCGCGCTGCGGCAGGCCTGA
- a CDS encoding PucR family transcriptional regulator ligand-binding domain-containing protein, giving the protein MPETITPAVPPTPPVPLSALLAREDLALKQIAGPEDPSVVIHWAHTSEMADPYPYLLGGELLLTAGVHIPEAAGSGTYFDDYVSRIVAAGGAALGFGLAPVHDTVPRALVAACERYGLPLLEVPPQTTFSGVARAVWQLMAQARLAELRRVTEAQQSLASAAARPDPVPSVLRQLAHRLTGQAVLYGPDGTEIASAGREPGPGVREALTDLAGVVRPTGAGTTPTSATDTLGDTHLAAYALGSGEGFVLGVATARREPGDHTIASVASVLLSLLTGEHHSGAGAARSSAFVRLLLGARPEEVAPLLGQGSWVVVHARPEAQLPDAVAASALGAALGSPLVDLARDVVRV; this is encoded by the coding sequence ATGCCGGAGACGATCACCCCAGCGGTCCCACCGACCCCACCCGTACCGCTCTCCGCGCTGCTGGCCCGCGAGGATCTCGCGCTGAAGCAGATCGCCGGGCCGGAGGATCCGTCGGTCGTGATCCACTGGGCGCACACCTCGGAGATGGCCGACCCGTATCCGTATCTGCTGGGCGGCGAGCTGCTGCTGACGGCCGGGGTGCACATCCCGGAGGCGGCGGGCTCGGGCACATACTTTGACGACTACGTCTCGCGGATCGTCGCGGCGGGCGGCGCGGCTCTCGGCTTCGGCCTGGCCCCGGTGCACGACACGGTCCCGCGGGCACTGGTCGCGGCCTGCGAGCGCTACGGCCTCCCGCTCCTGGAGGTCCCGCCGCAGACCACGTTCTCCGGCGTGGCCCGCGCGGTGTGGCAGCTGATGGCACAGGCCCGGCTGGCCGAACTGCGCCGGGTCACGGAGGCCCAGCAGAGCCTCGCCTCCGCCGCGGCCCGCCCCGACCCGGTCCCCTCGGTCCTACGGCAGCTGGCCCACCGCCTGACCGGCCAGGCGGTGCTCTACGGCCCCGACGGCACGGAGATCGCCTCGGCGGGCCGGGAACCGGGGCCGGGAGTACGGGAGGCGCTGACGGACCTGGCGGGGGTGGTACGGCCGACCGGAGCGGGTACTACCCCCACCTCCGCCACCGACACGCTCGGGGACACCCACCTCGCCGCCTACGCCCTCGGCTCCGGCGAGGGATTCGTCCTGGGTGTGGCCACCGCGCGGCGCGAACCCGGCGACCACACCATCGCCTCCGTGGCCTCCGTGCTGCTTTCGCTGCTGACCGGGGAGCATCACAGCGGGGCCGGGGCCGCGCGGTCCTCGGCGTTCGTGCGGCTGCTGCTCGGGGCGCGGCCGGAGGAGGTCGCTCCGCTGCTCGGGCAGGGCAGCTGGGTCGTCGTACACGCCCGGCCCGAGGCACAGCTTCCGGACGCCGTCGCGGCCTCTGCGCTCGGCGCCGCACTGGGCTCACCGCTGGTCGACCTCGCGCGGGATGTGGTAAGGGTGC